Proteins encoded within one genomic window of Brachionichthys hirsutus isolate HB-005 unplaced genomic scaffold, CSIRO-AGI_Bhir_v1 contig_712, whole genome shotgun sequence:
- the LOC137916608 gene encoding E3 ubiquitin-protein ligase ARK2C-like — AEGTRLYQNCMLKTVDFIRSGFFFWCRRKKNGRHVHGTCGNHHFPTPTEVFFTLGSHFNRQQQQQHSHATSCRHFQLGPQAPLPMDFPMPHPGQPQSGINPHLAPPGHQHGPPLHPTLNPLPAPQFQDIPAPPFLPQALHQQYLLQQQILEAQHRHILPPSSRRTPERVPHQPHRLRPGYEFAAQLHVPPQQVVQQPRYLAEGTDWDLSVDAGLPPHQYHIHPLPQHYQHYLTSPRMHHFPRNNASTQVVVHEIRNYPYPQLHLLALQSLNPSRHASAVRESYEELLQLEDRLGSVNRGAVQTTIERFTFPHKYKKRIPQDLKMCLDDEELDTDEKCTICLSMLEDGEDVRRLPCMHLFHQGCVDQWLATSRKCPICRVDIETQLTPDS, encoded by the exons CTGCAGAAGGTACAAGACTGTACCAGAACTGTATGCTGAAGACCGTAGATTTCATCCGTTCTG gtttttttttttggtgcaggagaaaaaaaaatggtcgTCATGTTCATGGTACTTGTGGTAATCATCATTTCCCCACCCCCACAGAAGTTTTTTTCACTCTAG GATCCCATTTCaaccggcagcagcagcagcagcacagccatGCTACCTCTTGCCGGCACTTCCAGTTAGGTCCTCAGGCCCCGCTGCCCATGGACTTCCCCATGCCCCACCCAGGGCAGCCACAGTCAGGCATTAACCCCCACCTGGCCCCTCCTGGCCACCAGCATGGCCCTCCTCTCCACCCAACCCTCAACCCCTTACCTGCTCCCCAATTCCAGGACATCCCCGCCCCTCCCTTCCTACCTCAGGCATTACACCAGCAatacctcctccagcagcagatcctCGAGGCCCAGCACAGACACATCCTGCCACCCTCCAG CAGACGCACCCCAGAGAGAGTCCCTCACCAGCCCCACAGACTGCGACCAGGCTATGAATTTGCCGCCCAACTTCATGTCCCCCCTCAGCAGGTGGTGCAGCAGCCCCGCTACCTGGCTGAGGGCACCGATTG gGACTTAAGTGTAGATGCTGGGCTGCCGCCCCACCAGTATCACATCCACCCTCTGCCGCAGCACTATCAGCACTACCTGACCTCTCCCAGGATGCACCACTTCCCAAGAAACAATGCCTCAACACAAgtg GTTGTCCATGAGATCAGAAACTATCCATACCCCCAGCTGCACTTGCTGGCTCTGCAGAGTCTCAACCCCTCCCGCCACGCGTCGGCTGTTAGAGAGAGCTATGAG gagctgctgcagctggaggacagaCTGGGCAGCGTAAACCGTGGAGCCGTCCAAACCACCATAGAGCGATTTACTTTCCCCCATAAGTACAAAAag CGAATACCCCAggatctgaagatgtgtctGGATGATGAGGAGCTGGACACTGATGAAAAGTGCACCATCTGCCTGTCTATgctggaggatggagaggatgtCAG GAGATTACCCTGCATGCACCTCTTCCACCAGGGGTGTGTGGACCAGTGGTTGGCCACCAGTAGGAAGTGCCCCATCTGCAGAGTGGACATTGAGACCCAACTGACTCCTGACAGTTGA